In Cystobacter ferrugineus, the following proteins share a genomic window:
- a CDS encoding sulfite exporter TauE/SafE family protein — MNLLSTIPWLLGAGLLAGAMNAVAGGGTFVTLPALVLAGVPSVVANASSTVALFPGGLASTWAYRADLSAPRGVSLHTLVAVSLAGGLVGALLLVLTPRAAFDQFLPWLLLLASGVFALGARPSLMLGPRVRASPAVLLSLQFLLAVYGGYFGGAVGIMMMAVWSLLGRSDLKVLNPLKALLVTATNTIAVLCFVVLGAVSWPETLLVLGAAVVGGYAGARLARRMDSRHLRLGVTGLSLLLTVAYFLRAG, encoded by the coding sequence ATGAACCTGCTTTCCACGATCCCCTGGCTCCTCGGGGCGGGCCTGCTCGCGGGGGCCATGAACGCCGTGGCGGGAGGTGGCACGTTCGTCACCCTCCCCGCCCTCGTCCTGGCCGGTGTGCCTTCGGTTGTCGCGAATGCCTCCAGCACCGTCGCCCTCTTCCCGGGAGGGCTCGCCAGCACCTGGGCCTATCGCGCCGACCTCTCGGCGCCGCGAGGCGTGTCGCTCCACACCCTGGTGGCGGTGAGTCTGGCCGGGGGCCTCGTGGGCGCGCTGCTGCTGGTGCTCACCCCTCGAGCCGCCTTCGACCAGTTCCTGCCCTGGCTGCTCCTGCTGGCCAGTGGCGTGTTCGCGCTCGGGGCCCGCCCGAGCCTCATGCTCGGCCCGCGTGTCCGCGCCTCCCCCGCCGTGCTGCTCTCGCTCCAGTTCCTGCTCGCCGTCTATGGCGGCTACTTCGGGGGCGCGGTCGGCATCATGATGATGGCGGTCTGGAGCCTGCTGGGCCGCTCGGACTTGAAGGTCCTCAACCCCCTCAAGGCGCTGCTGGTGACCGCCACGAACACCATCGCCGTGCTCTGCTTCGTGGTGCTGGGCGCGGTGTCCTGGCCCGAGACCCTGCTCGTGCTGGGCGCCGCGGTGGTGGGGGGCTACGCGGGCGCGCGGCTCGCCCGGCGGATGGACTCCCGGCACCTGCGGCTCGGCGTCA